One Deltaproteobacteria bacterium genomic region harbors:
- a CDS encoding response regulator translates to MIFFRKQELETAQPVADPTGLRAKVGQVELPEGVKTAVEAEIGRMEKTDAAVAEYSIALNYVETLLGLPWTGLTRDNLDLDQAAAVFDGSHAGLGQVRERVLEHLASRVLHAKRQAAILVVDDEPIARTNLRHVLAKEGYAVEVAANGEEALDCLRRQEFDCIVTDLKMERMDGLQLLEAASKIAPETRFILVTGYATVDSAVQAIKTGAVHYLAKPIDLSELREAVRSVLVSRTHRYASRAPILCFVGPPGVGKTSVGRAIAEALGRKFYRMSLADLRDEAELRGHRRTYVGAMPGRIIQALKSVGARNPVFMLDEMDKIGQDVKGDPAMALLEILDPEQNARYVDRYLEMPFDLSEVLFIATANGIERLAGPLLDRLEVVQFSGYSEREKLDIATRFLLPRQLRGHGLVSPYPTITDDALVRIIREYTNESGVRGLEREIARLCRKLTRLRLDHGPAATAAPVTAEGAAALLGPARFRHDAASGAPLVGTATGMVWSETGGEVIFVEATRMTGPGQLLLTGSLGGVLKESAQIALSFIRSNALALGVAPDFFEGHDIHIHIPAGGIAKDGPSAGLTIAVALVSLLTGRPARADVALSGELSLIGRVLPVSGVREKILAALRGRAARVVLPAANAADVETLRESVGELPPVTLVDRVEDALAVALVGPEEEPCKVL, encoded by the coding sequence ATGATATTTTTTCGCAAGCAAGAATTGGAGACAGCCCAACCCGTGGCCGATCCCACGGGGTTGCGGGCCAAGGTCGGGCAGGTGGAATTGCCGGAAGGCGTGAAGACCGCGGTGGAGGCCGAGATTGGGCGCATGGAAAAGACCGACGCGGCCGTGGCCGAGTATTCCATTGCCCTCAATTATGTCGAAACCCTGCTCGGTCTGCCCTGGACCGGGCTGACGCGCGACAATCTTGATCTGGACCAGGCCGCGGCCGTGTTCGATGGTAGCCACGCGGGGCTCGGACAGGTGCGGGAGCGAGTTCTGGAACACCTGGCTTCGCGCGTCCTCCATGCCAAGCGTCAGGCCGCGATTCTGGTCGTGGACGATGAGCCCATCGCCCGGACCAACCTGCGGCATGTTCTGGCCAAGGAAGGGTATGCGGTGGAGGTGGCGGCCAATGGCGAGGAAGCCTTGGATTGTCTGCGCCGGCAGGAGTTCGACTGCATTGTCACTGATCTGAAGATGGAGCGCATGGACGGCCTGCAACTGCTGGAAGCCGCCTCCAAGATCGCGCCCGAAACCCGTTTCATTCTGGTCACCGGTTATGCCACGGTCGATTCGGCCGTGCAGGCCATCAAGACCGGGGCCGTGCATTATCTGGCCAAGCCCATTGATCTGAGTGAACTGCGCGAGGCCGTGCGTTCCGTGCTCGTGTCGCGCACGCACCGTTACGCCAGCCGTGCGCCCATTCTGTGCTTTGTCGGCCCTCCGGGCGTGGGCAAGACCTCGGTTGGCCGGGCCATCGCCGAGGCCCTGGGCCGGAAGTTCTACCGCATGTCCCTGGCCGACCTGCGTGACGAGGCCGAACTGCGCGGCCACCGTCGGACTTACGTCGGCGCCATGCCCGGCCGCATTATCCAGGCCCTCAAAAGCGTGGGCGCGCGCAATCCGGTGTTCATGCTCGATGAGATGGACAAAATCGGTCAGGACGTGAAGGGCGACCCGGCCATGGCCCTTCTGGAAATTCTCGATCCGGAGCAGAACGCCCGCTATGTGGACCGTTATCTGGAGATGCCCTTTGATTTGTCCGAGGTGCTGTTCATCGCCACGGCCAACGGCATCGAGCGCCTGGCCGGGCCGCTGCTGGATCGGTTGGAAGTGGTGCAGTTTTCGGGCTATTCCGAGCGGGAAAAGCTGGACATCGCCACCCGTTTTCTTTTGCCCCGGCAGCTGCGCGGGCACGGTCTGGTCAGTCCCTATCCGACGATCACCGACGATGCCCTGGTGCGCATCATCCGTGAGTACACCAATGAATCCGGCGTGCGCGGCCTGGAGCGCGAGATCGCCCGGCTGTGCCGCAAGCTGACCCGTCTGCGTCTGGATCACGGCCCCGCGGCCACGGCCGCTCCGGTCACGGCCGAGGGCGCGGCGGCCCTGCTCGGCCCGGCCCGCTTCCGGCATGACGCGGCCAGCGGCGCGCCGCTGGTGGGCACGGCCACGGGAATGGTGTGGTCCGAAACGGGTGGAGAGGTCATTTTTGTCGAGGCCACGCGCATGACCGGGCCGGGCCAGCTGCTCCTGACCGGTTCCCTGGGCGGGGTGCTCAAGGAGTCGGCCCAGATCGCGCTCAGTTTCATCCGCAGCAATGCTTTGGCGCTTGGCGTTGCCCCGGATTTTTTCGAGGGCCATGACATTCATATCCATATTCCGGCCGGCGGCATCGCCAAGGACGGCCCCTCGGCCGGCCTGACCATTGCCGTGGCCCTGGTTTCGCTTCTGACCGGCCGACCGGCCAGGGCCGATGTGGCCTTGTCCGGCGAGCTGTCCCTCATCGGCCGGGTCCTGCCGGTCAGCGGCGTGCGCGAGAAAATTCTGGCCGCCCTGCGCGGCCGGGCCGCCCGCGTGGTGCTGCCCGCCGCCAATGCGGCCGATGTGGAGACCCTGCGTGAAAGCGTCGGCGAGTTGCCGCCGGTGACCCTGGTCGATCGCGTCGAGGACGCCCTGGCCGTGGCCCTGGTCGGCCCGGAGGAGGAGCCATGCAAGGTCTTGTAG
- a CDS encoding sensor histidine kinase — MQGLVARFASGKIRQIVLFGMIVSILSFSVLGGISYYYLLQIEDALGLAEVVDDLSNDILETRRYEKNYLLYALEEDYVETLRYSERALGTIDRIGPVDDGLIGSDQRGQATLVLLRDRLNRYRALFADQNSLRLAGSSAESEALRPELREQGKVLVEESRLFVVYQRERILGIVGTLKRQLSVSIAAFIAVAMFFSWLVGRRIFGALSIIERSARQIVQGNFEALPMPDTSDETTGVVEAFNHMIEELERRQNQLLQEKKLASLGVLTSGIAHQLNNPLNNISTSCQILQEDMVDPASVDPALSRQMLDNIYQEVSRSRDIVKGLLEFARETEFCLKPLPLAEVVRRAISLVSSETPTGVHIDSQVPEDIRLPLDSQRFQEVLLNLLINAIQAITPPGTITIDGWRDVGAGQAVLRIRDTGSGIAPEHMGRIFDPFFTLKESGTGLGLAVVFGIIKKHGGTVAVDSTPGQGTCFTIRLPLGGEGA; from the coding sequence ATGCAAGGTCTTGTAGCCCGTTTTGCCAGCGGCAAGATCCGTCAGATCGTGCTTTTCGGCATGATCGTGTCCATTTTGAGTTTTTCGGTGCTGGGCGGCATTTCCTATTATTATCTGCTCCAGATCGAAGACGCCCTGGGCCTGGCCGAAGTGGTCGATGATTTGAGCAACGACATCCTCGAGACACGGCGCTACGAAAAAAACTATCTCCTCTATGCCCTTGAGGAGGATTACGTCGAGACCCTGCGCTACAGCGAGCGGGCCCTGGGCACCATTGACCGCATCGGACCCGTGGATGACGGGCTCATCGGATCGGATCAGCGCGGTCAGGCGACCCTTGTCTTGCTGCGGGACCGTTTGAACCGTTATCGAGCGTTGTTCGCCGATCAGAACTCCCTGCGACTGGCCGGCAGCTCGGCCGAAAGCGAGGCCCTGCGCCCGGAGCTGCGCGAGCAGGGCAAGGTTCTGGTGGAGGAATCGCGGCTGTTCGTGGTCTATCAGCGCGAGCGCATCCTGGGCATCGTCGGGACGCTCAAGCGCCAGCTGTCCGTGTCCATCGCGGCCTTTATCGCCGTGGCCATGTTTTTTTCCTGGCTGGTGGGGCGACGCATATTCGGGGCCTTGTCCATCATCGAACGTTCGGCCCGGCAGATCGTGCAGGGCAACTTCGAGGCCCTGCCCATGCCCGATACCAGTGACGAAACCACGGGCGTGGTCGAGGCCTTCAACCACATGATCGAGGAATTGGAGCGCCGCCAGAATCAACTTCTGCAGGAGAAGAAACTGGCCTCCCTGGGCGTCCTGACTTCGGGCATCGCCCACCAGCTGAACAATCCCCTCAACAATATCTCCACTTCCTGCCAGATCCTGCAGGAGGACATGGTCGACCCGGCCAGCGTCGATCCGGCGTTGTCCCGGCAGATGCTCGACAATATCTACCAGGAGGTCAGCCGCTCCCGCGACATCGTCAAGGGTCTGCTCGAATTCGCCCGCGAAACGGAGTTTTGTCTCAAGCCCCTGCCCCTGGCCGAGGTCGTGCGCCGGGCCATCAGTCTCGTCTCCAGCGAAACGCCCACGGGCGTGCACATCGACAGCCAGGTTCCCGAAGACATCCGTCTGCCCCTGGACAGCCAGCGTTTTCAGGAAGTGCTGCTCAACCTGCTCATCAACGCCATCCAGGCCATCACCCCGCCCGGCACCATCACCATCGACGGCTGGCGCGACGTGGGCGCGGGTCAGGCCGTGCTCCGGATTCGGGATACCGGGTCCGGCATCGCGCCCGAGCACATGGGCCGCATCTTCGATCCGTTCTTCACGCTCAAGGAATCCGGAACGGGTCTGGGCCTGGCCGTTGTTTTCGGGATCATCAAAAAACATGGCGGGACCGTTGCCGTGGACAGCACGCCCGGCCAGGGCACCTGCTTCACCATCCGGTTGCCGCTGGGAGGGGAGGGCGCATGA